The proteins below come from a single Aegilops tauschii subsp. strangulata cultivar AL8/78 chromosome 6, Aet v6.0, whole genome shotgun sequence genomic window:
- the LOC109779889 gene encoding uncharacterized protein, with protein MSLPKLEIFAKDVDEAREEIFQVLPMMDRSVRIIYFDGWGGFGASAVLRSIAKVLPSVRTAPELCFDRTIYIDCSEWKSGRAMQRLIAEELKLDHSVMSILDKQDEEDDFSGVDESSRDVIERVGQMIDQTLRGSKFMMIFLNGSDVEFDIGAFGPPFARFGDNMMIWTFKRRFLTMNHWCSEIADKLRYTHTLSCVHPMITERLTSSEFQAILREEAAAIVARSPCMLDIDPTMVADCCLYQLFLHCNFHTFQWVAHASNCWMCDGIIQGDRARDISIALHGKLNWERGAPLVNGVLRKFMKHTEPPFLILQDDDVYEEGPYRWISVTSRNTKLHGLQTIPAAASSFFLAFERSDYPIPLPHGLFEHSNNLGVLVLCCCAFSFAAPPFLKSHRLRFLGLDCCIDDQTGDGEDHTEWTSLYSLWVLHLSYTDWNEILSEEKMDLMTNIKELNIEGTRCWQYTADLQGRLPNLLRLRIIKPTCQWETSRDAGNSFMDKTRIEILDLSGNTEMEVVPTSLSKASGLRVLVLDGCDGVENIDGPGGLPSSIESFSFDGYGPAFEWTPSIELPFKHFCPPTTTETNNRDIKVSKISLAGCKQLKNLFLRGLPNLLELDLSGTAIKILDFETMVVQVPGLKRLFLIGCEHLRAINFPGKSDFERNLDLELLYIDTRPGAACHRSTIEENNSSQLQVNAIITDARLVRSLHSLIYYGMNSPRDVCFDIQVTSSPVSVGPVQSEAPCSDKIGHSEEESLNLQLVPAHRYSDVSSMIGDASLPMQAFPPPPMKLDRHVEIAEGSHFLESELDKYRGLGGLMDLYAESLHVHDVPVCAIVPPPFWGNKLRHFCVERCSKVDAVFQTSPDGLLELETLWVSHLLMARWICSKGYHCTGGTFRSLQHLHVRSCPSLQFVLPVWFPSFPSLKTLYIIHCSNLKHIFTLDNEHPEEIAVQGILFPKLTTIHLHDLPELQQICEFKMVAPAVKTIVIRRCWNLRHLLLVVGTDDIEIEKDVCLEVDAGHHPDRWTPRYKKKLPRVSVLR; from the exons ATGAGTCTTCCTAAATTG gAGATATTTGCGAAAGATGTTGATGAAGCGAGAGAGGAGATATTTCAAGTTCTTCCAATGATGGACCGCAGTGTAAGGATCATCTATTTTGATGGTTGGGGTGGATTTGGGGCGTCGGCAGTTCTGCGATCCATAGCGAAAGTGCTTCCGTCTGTGAGAACTGCTCCAGAACTATGCTTTGACAGAACAATTTATATAGACTGTTCAGAGTGGAAAAGTGGAAGAGCAATGCAGAGATTAATTGCAGAGGAACTGAAACTTGACCACTCAGTGATGTCCATCCTAGACAAGCAAGATGAAGAGGATGATTTTAGTGGAGTTGACGAAAGTTCAAGGGATGTAATAGAACGTGTTGGGCAAATGATTGATCAAACCCTGAGGGGCAGcaaatttatgatgatttttcttAATGGAAGTGATGTTGAGTTTGACATAGGCGCCTTTGGTCCCCCATTTGCAAGATTTGGCGACAACATGATGATATGGACCTTCAAAAGAAGATTCCTGACCATGAATCACTGGTGTTCCGAGATAGCAGACAAGCTAAGATACACTCACACTCTTTCTTGTGTCCACCCTATGATCACAGAACGACTAACAAGTTCAGAGTTTCAAGCAATACTACGTGAAGAGGCTGCTGCCATAGTTGCTCGGAGTCCATGTATGCTGGACATCGACCCAACAATGGTTGCAGATTGTTGTCTCTATCAGTTATTCCTGCATTGTAACTTCCACACCTTTCAATGGGTTGCTCATGCTTCCAACTGTTGGATGTGCGATGGGATCATACAAGGGGACAGAGCAAGGGATATCAGTATTGCATTGCATGGAAAGTTAAATTGGGAGCGTGGTGCTCCTTTGGTTAATGGTGTGCTTAGGAAGTTCATGAAACATACGGAGCCTCCTTTTCTGATACTTCAAGATGATGATGTCTATGAAGAAGGGCCATACCGCTGGATTTCAGTCACATCGAGGAATACGAAATTACATGGTTTGCAAACTATACCTGCAGCGGCATCATCTTTCTTCTTGGCATTTGAAAGATCGGATTACCCAATTCCGTTGCCACATGGCTTGTTTGAGCATTCCAACAACCTTGGTGTGTTAGTTCTCTGTTGTTGTGCCTTCAGTTTTGCAGCACCTCCTTTCCTGAAAAGCCATCGCCTAAGATTCCTTGGACTGGACTGTTGTATAGATGACCAAACTGGTGACGGAGAGGATCATACAGAGTGGACAAGTTTGTATAGCCTGTGGGTGCTACACCTTTCTTACACAGACTGGAATGAAATATTATCTGAAGAAAAGATGGATCTCATGACTAATATCAAAGAGCTCAATATAGAGGGAACAAGGTGTTGGCAGTACACCGCTGACTTGCAAGGGCGGCTACCTAACCTTCTAAGGCTCCGAATAATCAAACCAACATGTCAATGGGAGACATCCAGGGATGCTGGCAACTCCTTTATGGATAAGACAAGGATAGAGATACTTGATTTATCAGGTAACACTGAGATGGAAGTTGTGCCAACAAGCCTATCAAAGGCGAGTGGACTTCGAGTGCTTGTACTTGATGGTTGTGATGGGGTGGAAAACATTGATGGCCCTGGTGGGCTTCCTTCGTCCATTGAGTCCTTCAGCTTTGATGGTTATGGCCCAGCTTTTGAATGGACACCAAGCATTGAACTACCTTTCAAACATTTCTGTCCACCTACGACAACAGAAACAAATAATAGGGATATCAAAGTCTCCAAGATCTCCTTAGCAGGGTGTAAACAGTTGAAAAATCTGTTTCTGCGTGGGCTACCCAACCTCTTGGAGCTGGACCTCTCTGGAACTGCAATCAAGATACTAGACTTCGAAACTATGGTGGTGCAAGTCCCAGGGCTCAAGCGGCTATTTCTTATTGGATGTGAGCACCTTCGTGCAATAAATTTTCCAGGCAAGAGTGACTTTGAGAGAAATCTGGACCTAGAGCTGCTGTACATAGACACACGACCTGGAGCTGCGTGTCATCGCTCAACTATTGAAGAGAACAATTCCTCCCAGTTGCAGGTGAATGCTATAATAACTGATGCAAGGCTAGTCCGGTCATTGCACTCTTTAATATATTATGGTATGAATAGCCCCAGAGATGTTTGTTTTGATATCCAAGTCACCTCCTCACCTGTGTCTGTTGGGCCTGTTCAATCGGAAGCACCATGCAGTGATAAGATTGGTCATTCTGAAGAAGAGAGCCTGAATCTGCAGCTTGTTCCAGCACACCGATACAGCGATGTCAGTAGCATGATTGGTGATGCCTCACTCCCAATGCAGGCTTTCCCGCCTCCGCCTATGAAGTTGGATCGGCATGTTGAGATCGCTGAAGGGAGCCATTTCTTGGAGAGCGAGTTGGACAAATATCGAGGTCTAGGTGGCCTGATGGATTTATACGCTGAATCGCTGCACGTGCATGATGTCCCGGTATGTGCTATTGTGCCTCCTCCATTTTGGGGGAACAAGCTTAGGCACTTCTGCGTTGAGAGGTGCTCCAAGGTGGACGCCGTCTTCCAAACGAGCCCGGACGGATTGCTGGAGCTAGAGACTTTATGGGTGTCGCATCTCCTAATGGCCCGTTGGATCTGCAGTAAAGGCTACCACTGCACCGGTGGTACTTTCAGAAGTTTGCAGCACCTACATGTGCGCTCCTGCCCCAGCCTCCAGTTTGTGCTCCCGGTGTGGTTCCCCTCCTTCCCTAGCTTGAAGACACTATACATTATCCACTGCAGCAACCTCAAGCACATCTTCACACTGGACAATGAGCACCCAGAAGAAATAGCCGTCCAGGGTATACTATTCCCAAAGCTGACCACCATCCACCTTCATGACCTACCGGAGCTGCAGCAGATATGCGAGTTCAAGATGGTGGCTCCGGCAGTCAAGACCATCGTGATCAGAAGATGCTGGAACCTGCGTCATCTGCTGCTGGTTGTGGGCACCGATGACATAGAGATCGAGAAGGATGTCTGTCTCGAGGTGGATGCTGGCCACCACCCTGACCGTTGGACGCCCCGATACAAGAAGAAACTGCCCAGGGTCTCCGTCCTTAG GTGA